NNNNNNNNNNNNNNNNNNNNNNNNNNNNNNNNNNNNNNNNNNNNNNNNNNNNNNNNNNNNNNNNNNNNNNNNNNNNNNNNNNNNNNNNNNNNNNNNNNNNNNNNNNNNNNNNNNNNNNNNNNNNNNNNNNNNNNNNNNNNNNNNNNNNNNNNNNNNNNNNNNNNNNNNNNNNNNNNNNNNNNNNNNNNNNNNNNNNNNNNNNNNNNNNNNNNNNNNNNNNNNNNNNNNNNNNNNNNNNNNNNNNNNNNNNNNNNNNNNNNNNNNNNNAGGGCAGCTTCGTTCTGCAGAATAGGGTTGGGCACATCTGGTGGCTCCAGGCTGCTGCTTTCACTGCGCATACAGCTGGTAGTCTGTCCTCTTGGCAGGCTGCACGTCCAAGTGAATGTGCACGGCAAACACCTTGCACAGGGCAGTGTTGTCGCTTTGGAGGTAGCAGATAAGGTAGTTGTAGCTATCTTCCTGGAGACGGACTACATACTTGTTGTCCAGGAATGCACAAAGCTGGAAGTTTGACAGAATGTCCTGGATGGTCTGCGTGGTCTGTAGCTGCTCGATGATGTCCTTCTGACTTGCATTCTGTAGGAACATTCCATGGAAGCGGCTATAGAAGCTTTCCACAGTGCTCTTGGGGCCGCTCTGGACCAGGTTGAGGTGAAGGTAGACAAAGAGAGGGTAGAGGAGAGGCAGAACTTCACGGCTGTACTGGGAGTCAGAATCAGTGAGAAAGCTCCTCAGTCGTCCAAACTGTACTTCATATTGCTGAGGTTCTGCCTGGCAAGGGGCTGCAGACACCGAATTGGTACAACCAGATTCTGATTGAACTGTGAGGTTGGCTGCCATCTCCTCGGGGGGTCTGTGAGAGTCTCAGGCCTTGCTTCAAAGGGCCTTCTGAGTCCACGTACTGTCGGCGTTTGAGGTAGCAGGATACTGCCACCTGAACCTGCTCCGTGCGCACTCGTTTCATGACCTCTTGACGCCGGAGCCACAGCGCCTGCGAGGTCCGCGGGGCCGCGTCTCCGGCGGCAGGCGCGAGCCCTTCAGCCGCTACCCACTTCCGCCCGAGCGCCCTCCTGAGCTCGCAGTTGGCTCGGCGCGAGGGCGCCCGGCGGGGCCGCGGGGTCTCCGGGCCATGTAGGCCATTCTTAACcattattattaaatatgaaatattcccTCACAGGCTCACATACAGAGAAGGGCCTTTGTAGCCAGATGATGGATTTTGGGGAAGTGATTAGATCCTAGCTGTTCTGTTTCAATCAATGGATTAATCCCATGATGAAATCATAAAATGTGGTGGTAATGTTGAAACATGGTAAAAAAAATTGGGACCTAGTTGGAGATTATTAGGCACCTGGAATCATGAAGGATGTaacttgtctccttccttttcgTATCTACTTCTGCTTGAGGTCAATGTCTCCCACATGCTTCCAGTACAGTGATGATACTACAGACCCATGGACATGGGGTCCAGTGACTACAACTGAAACCTCTCAAGCAACGGGTCAAGaggactctgtttcaaaacattttttataataatgtaCTTTGTACTAACACATCAACTTTCCTGTGTTTAAGGCAGAAAACCAAGCCCCACCTGACCATGATGTAATCGATCATGCTCATGCTCAAGGTGATATGCTGATGGAGGCAACACTGAGCTCTGATTACAGATACACTCGGAAGAGCTGCCTGCCTCAGCAGCTGAAGCAGACAATATGGAGCAAAGAAACAATAATCTACTTCTTCCATCTCTCACTGGCACAAACTCCTCCCACCACCCACAAGCTCCTCCCATCGTTTACAAAAAAAGTCAGTATCATGGATCATGCTGGTAAAAACTGATAAATGCTTTGCTTTAGTGTGTTCAGGATTTTCCTATCCAAATACCCTCGTGACTCCTCCTTCTGTGTGGGAAGGTCTTTAGGGGCCATGAGGGTTACAGACCTGTTTAGAGGCAGGTGTAAAGTGTTAAGAGGAACTGGTGCCTGTGGGCTGGAGTGACTCTGCAGTTCGCTGTACTTAGTACTGTTTCTTTCCTTATTCCTTGTTTTAAAACTGCACTTTATGGTTGTGTGAGAGGATTCCGAGTCTTGCCCTTCACAGTGAAAAGCAGATGCGACAACATGGGAAGAGGTGGTAGGAGGAAGCTGACCGGAGGCAGAAATGGAAGGGCAAGCTGGAGGCAGTGAGAGCAAACTGTGAAAATCATAAGCATCCACAGTAAGCGTCCTAAATTGAAAATAGACAAATAGACCATTCCCTGCCCCCACTTAGATTTCCAGCATCTTTATATCCATTAACATTAACTCCTAGCTCTATCTGTGTGAAAATACACAGAACACTGTATGCACACGTAATAGTTAGTCTTCCCTATTAACTTGACCACATTAAGAAATGCCTAAGCGGTCTGTTAGGCACACATCTAGGCTTCTCTGACGGTATTTCCAGGGGGCAATAGATCACTAGGAGTGTGGTCTATTGGATGGTATAAGTGCTTCATAGTatgcaatttttttgttttttgtttttttgttttttttgggggggttttggcttttttgagacaaggtttctctgtgtagctctgggtgtcctggaactcactctgtaaactaggctagccccgaactcagaaatctgcctgcctctgcctcccaagtgctgggactaaaggcatacaccaccaccacccggccataaTATGTAATTTTGAGAGGAAGGTAAAAGGCTGGGAATGAGGCCTGATTATAGAAAGTGGCATATCACGGGAGGGGCATCTTGCCCTGACTCTCTTCTGTATGCCCATCTCTTTCCTGGCTGCTGCAACAAGGACTCATCTATTATACCATGCCTCCCTATTGGGATGGACTGACCTTTGTGAAATCATAAGCCAAAACAGAACCTTCCTCCTGTAAATTGTTTATAAAGCATGTTTGTTGGAGTGGggagaaagaacacagaacaTAGGATTTATAATGGTGATAAGCATGGTGCACAACAGTGATTCCCAAAATGTGGGCCTTGGACCAGCAGTACCAGAATAACTTAGAAGTATTAGAAGTGCTAATTGGCTCTCAGGCTCCACTCCAGGCCCACCAAGCCAGCCTTCTGGGGagtgtgtttttaaaagcatttcagGTGAGCCTGCGCTTATTGTCAATTGAGAATCACTGGTCTCATGATATCAGGTGAGCCTGCGCTTATTGTCAGTTGAAAATCACTGGTCTCATGATATCAGGTGAGCCTGTGCTTATTGtcagttgagaatcactggtctcATGATGAAAAGCCTGACATTTGGAACCAGATGGCTATATTACTTTGGACAATTCattttgctgttgttactgttTCCTGCTTGGAATGTAACAGCCCTGAATTCATATTGTTGTAATGAAGATTAAATGGGCTAAATTATGTAAAATCCTTAGGACAATGCTTGGCTACTGTGAGCACCCCATGATAATAAGACAAAAATGGTATtttgggttgttttcattttagtccCAGTTTGTCCCAATGCTTTGTATTCCCCAGATCCTTTTTCCAGTATCTTAGGATGATTTTCCACGGCTCAGGGCAGTATTCCTCATCATGCACTCAATGAAGCATTTGCATTAGAAACACGTTATCAAAATGCAGGTTCTCAAGTCCTGCCAGACTTACAAGATCAGAGTTCTCTAGTGACACTTTTTCATGTGGAAATTTGAAAACCACTAGTCTTAGATCACAAAGGCCGCAATCATCATTTTGCAAATGAGCAAAGCTTGGGATGTGTACTTCGGGAAGCAGAAGATCTTAGCAAGTGCAGGCAGAGGCAGCCCGTGTCTCAGTTTGTGTTAGACTGAGACTGCTGTGTCTCTCTAGTTTTATGcgctttatttgaaaattttattggaGTCATGATACTTTATTTACTAAGATTCAgcattatttaattaaaagtaacATCTACCTTGTAAATACAGGGTTGTTAAGAACCATGAATTCCTGGAAAATATATCTAGCCATGTGGTTTGTCACTCAGTTGCAACTGTTCATCTGTAGAAATGTATCAGCTATGTCACTCCTACTTTACAGAAGAGGTAAAGCTCCCAGAGAGCTTGAGTAAATTGTGAAGGTCACATggttagataaaaaaaaaaaaagacaaatcagaACTGGGTCTCTCACATGTCAATCTAATGACTTCATCATTATATCTGACTTCCTAATCCTTGTTTTAAATAACGGTTTAAGACAAGGTTcaagcatttaaaaacacattgtgatggtttgtatatgcttggcccagggagtgacactattagaaggtgtggtcctgttagagtaggtgtggccttgttggaataggtgtgtcactgtgggtgtgggctttaagacattCATCCTAATTGTCTAGAAGTCTGTCTTCCACCAGTAGCCTTCAGACAAAGAttaagaactctcagctcctcctgtaccatgcctgcctggatgctgccatgttcttgctttgacgataatagactgaacctctgaacctgtaagccagacccaattaaatgttcttatagagttgccttggccatggtgtctggtcacagcagtaaaactctaactaagacacacacccACCTCTTTTGTTCCTGTAATATCTGACATTGGtttgttttaacctcccttcaaTCCTTTTATGAAAAGATACACTATGTTtacaccttttttatttttaattatttttatttctttgtgtgtgtgtgtgtgtgtatgtgtacacatgtgcatgtgcgcatgcatgtCACATGTGTACAGTCAGTCATGAatatcagaagaggacattggatcctctggagctagagttagatgtggttgtgagccacctgacatgggaaCTAGTcaccaaattctggtcctctggaagtgtagcaagtgctcttaacctctgagctgtgcCCTTCTTCTTTCTAAAAATAGTGATGAATCATGAACAGACAATGACTAACTTGTAATTCCATTATATATTGCTGTCTTGTCACTGAAAACTTGTTCTTAAATTCGATTGGCTTTTCAGGCTGTGATGAAAAAGACTCAGGTCTTTTCACACTGTGCCTTCAAGTCTGGTATCCCTTGTTCAAAAAGTCAAGCTCTCACACAGCATTAATGTGTGTTTAGACAacttaattcttaatttttaggCGAGTACAGGGATAGTTACATCTACAAATTCTGTGCATATAACCAGGGTCAGAGGCGGGAAACATTCACACCACACTCATTTATTGTCTTAAATATCTTGTAAAGTGATTTTCCCTTTGTCTCTATTGctgagtgtttttattttatctgtgaaCTTCAGCCAGTTGCTAGGATTGTCTTCATAACCTTGTTAAGGAGAGAATATTTGTAGCCTTAGTGCCTTCATAACCCACTTTTTATCAAGGTAAGGTTTTTCTCCTCTTACACTTCATTTACTACTGTCTAGTTAATCTCCTTACTCTTTAGGTGTCATCTCCTCTTgctctttatttctgtttatctctTCATATAAGAAGCTACCTGCGTCCATCCTTGCTTCTCTTTATCACTTCACAGTGTGTATTTCTTCATGGTCCTCATCACAGTATGGAAATGCCTTGTTTATTTGCCTCTGGGCACCTACTTGAGCATGACAGCCAGGAAGGAGGATGTTGCACCTGTTTTAATTCAGTACCAGGCTTGATAGTAAGTAGAGGTTCACTAAATGTTTACTGAACTAAAGTAATTTTGTACCTTTTGTGATTTGTTAGTGGTTTTGTCTTCTGCTTTGAGTGTTTTTAAAATCATGGTTTCTAATAAGAAGTTTGGGGGAATTATTTCCTCCACTGATGGACCCTGAAACGTAGGATTGTTCTTCTCTTCAGTCACCTTGACTATTGGTCTATTGAATGAACCAATTCTAGAGCATGTGGATCTGGATAGTCTTATATTGATGGCACCTAGATTTTTCTACAATGTTCTGAACTACAATACTGTTTTCTAGATTTGTGCTTCATGGTAGTTTCTAGTGACAGGAGACTTATTGAGGCTAATGTGAGATAGCAGGTTCTGTGAATATAAAATACACATGATATTGAAAGACTTAGTGAGACTGCTATATAGATTGTTAGTAATTTTATAttgtgtacttatttaaaatgataaaaatgatgtCAATATATCAAATAAAGTCAAAGGTACTGTTAacaataattttgtattttctcttaagCTTTTTTTCTGGGTTATAATCAAATCCAGAGTTTTGGGCATGTGAGGCAAAGACTTAACCATATCCCCAGCCATTGGGCTTTTGAGATAAAGATTTTCTCTATAGCCCATACTGGTCTGAAGCATGTGATACTCCTGCTTGATGTCTCACATGCTAAGATTATTTATAGACATTCACCTTTGCATCAAGCCAACCTGTATtactattatattaaatattattatatttataaatttcttttagattaattaattttatgagaataagtgttttgtctccatgtatgtatgtgcatcttgTGCATTCCTGGTACtggcaaaggccagaagaggatggcaGATTCTCTAAATGTTACAGAttattgtgaaccaccatgtaggtgctgggaaatgaacctgggtctttttttctttttattgattctttatgagtttcacatcatgcacccccatcctgctcatctcccctttccctcatATCTGCCTTTTCCCCTTGCAACCTACCcttcaaaataaacacacacacacacacacacacacacacacacacacacacacacacaaccacaacaataataacagaaataaagCACAGACaatatctcattgtggaagctgtagggtatcacagtgtgccccacagtatatccctctgtccacacattttCACTTGCGAATGTTccttgcaatgagtcattgctcTGATTTTAGAACTTTGGCTTCTGTGacatgaaatggaaatttctggttttttgaagactcagttgtgtcatgtgatgattttctggaaactgtcttatgagaagattttattgctgaagcagacatgtgggacGATGTTCTTGTTATTCaattgttgccctgtgtcatagagatcctgcagctttggaacagcaggactggTCATTTCATGCATCCCAACTATTCACTGATGATATAAATTTTGGGGTGGGTCAACTCAGAGGCCTAGATCTGGggctgggtggtagctgagctggtcagcatgCCAGCTCTTTTTTATCTGCACTGCTAGGGGagttctccagcactgctctggttAGGACACCATAGGCAGGTGGCAGGGCCAGCTTTTCTCTTATCATGCCCTTGGGGCTGGCTACAGAGCCAGATCCACTGTGCTGCTCAGTCAAGGTGTGGGgaccactctcccaagtgctgcagctgatGAGGGGCTGGGCCCTCCACTCTCACTTCCTCAGGGTTGGCCTACTTGTGTCTTCACCATCAAAGCCAGCTCCACTTTGTTGCCCAGGTAAGGGACAGGGCCTACTCTCCTGAGTACTACAGCCAGTAAAGGGGGAGGGctagctcttctgctctcatgacttcagggccagctctcctggctACTGCAGGTGGCAAAGGGGTATGAGAAGGCATCAGACCCACACTCATGCCACCTCATGCCAAATGAGTGACTGGGCCAGCTCTTTCATATTCCTTCCCTTGGGGTGGGCTCACCTTTACCCCTTCCACCAGGGCCAGCCTACTGTGCTGACAAGGAGAGGTGCAGGGTCccttctcccaagtgctacagccaTTGAGGGTCAGAGTCAGGTCATCCACTTTCCTGACTGCCTCAGGTAGTGAGCAGTGAGGAGGATGAGGGCATCTCCCCCCATCCCCAGGTAACCTCACAGCAGAGGTAGAGGGGTCAACTCTCCCTTAATGGCTCACCCCCTCCCCCTTAGCCAGGGCCAACACTACTGTGCTGTCTGATACTTGGTCTTTTGTAAAagtacccagtgctcttaactgcagaaccaTCCCTTCAGCTCcacatacatttctttaaaacaatgcTCAGGTCTTTTGATTACTCTGGGCAACTACATTAATTGTATAAAGTAGCAAATAATGATAAATACCTTCCTTTTAAATTAGATACAGtagaaattcaaagaattttaaataagttttataGGTTTTTCTAAAACAGTCACTGAGGAAATTACACTTAAGTTTTTAAGATagttaaataaatgcaaaaatagaGAATACCATAATAAATTCAAGAGAAACTCTATCTATAATTATTACCACATGTAATATAACAGACTAATAAACTGAAATTACTTCTACTTAGCATAAGAGCATGTGTTTCAAAGCAAAATTTAAGCAAAAAGTCAGATATTATGCTGGCTAGTTTGATGTCAACTTCCCACTGGTTATAATTATCAGAAAGGAAGGATCCTCAAATGAGAAAGTTCCTCTGTAGTATTAGGTTATAGGAAAGccagcatttccttaattagtgattgatatgagaATGTCCAAACCattgtggtggtgccatccctgggctgattgATGGTcatgggttccataagaaagcaggctaagcaagcaagtagagaaagccagtaagcagcatccctccatgacctctgcatcagctccagcatcaggtttctgccctgttttagttccttcctgtcttcatttAATGATGGATTTATGATGTAGAAGTGCAAGCCAAATAATCTATTTCCTCCAAAACTTgctttcggtcatggtgttttatcatagcaatagtacTCTTAACTATGACAGATATGAACACAGAAGTTACTTATAAGTAAGTGCAAACCAAATAACTATTGTTTGCATAGTTACAAAAATTTACTTGGAAACCGTGTACAGTAACTGAGAAAACTGGTTGCTAAGTCCTATTCTAAAAGCCTTCATCTATGGCTCACAGAGCAGAACTCTTCTCATGAGAAAAGGATAATTAAATTCATCACCCTCTTATTCATTCATCAACTACCAAGTATATAATGAGAGCCTACTATGTGCCAGCAGTGTTCTAGATATTCAATGTACCACCATGAttgtggtgttttgtttcttaCATCCAAGTACTTGAATATTGCTATTACTTGATGTGGATAGTGCTCCAAAGGTTCCTTCATTAGAAGCTTTGTCCTCAGTGTGGAGGTGTTAGTATGGTAAATTTTTAAGGGTGAGACCTAGTAGAAGGCAATTGGTTTGTGGGGGTTCTGCTCTCACTCATGGATTAATGCTTCATGCTGAGAGTTAGTAGGGCTTTGTGTAACTAGATGGTC
The nucleotide sequence above comes from Mastomys coucha isolate ucsf_1 unplaced genomic scaffold, UCSF_Mcou_1 pScaffold15, whole genome shotgun sequence. Encoded proteins:
- the LOC116091473 gene encoding LOW QUALITY PROTEIN: TAF5-like RNA polymerase II p300/CBP-associated factor-associated factor 65 kDa subunit 5L (The sequence of the model RefSeq protein was modified relative to this genomic sequence to represent the inferred CDS: inserted 2 bases in 1 codon; deleted 1 base in 1 codon), translating into MKRVRTEQVQVAVSCYLKRRQYVDSEGPLKQGLRLSQTPEEMAANLTVQSESGCTNSVSAAPCQAEPQQYEVQFGRLRSFLTDSDSQYSREVLPLLYPLFVYLHLNLVQSGPKSTVESFYSRFHGMFLQNASQKDIIEQLQTTQTIQDILSNFQLCAFLDNKYVVRLQEDSYNYLICYLQSDNTALCKVFAVHIHLDVQPAKRTDYQLYXRSESSSLEPPDVPNPILQNEAGTLFKELRGHTDSITSLAFSQDSGLIASASMDNSVRVWDIRSTCCNTPADGSLGELVGVYTGQMSNVLSVQFMACNLLLVTGITQENQEH